One Vallitalea longa genomic window, AATTATATTTTGTTTCATTAATTATTGTTTAACTAGTGGTAATAGCAAAATAAACATAGGAGGATAAGTATGGGTGATATATTTAATGAACAACTAGTTGCAAAAAGTAATTCTCTAAAAGATAATATAATTAGAGTAGCGATTATTATTGGTGGTATATTATTAATTATGGTATCTTCAATGGTGCCTTTTTTAGTAAGTTTTCTTGTTCCTATAGCAGTTGTTATAATAATTGGTGCTGTTTTCTTAATGAGAAGACTAAATATTGAATTTGAATATGTTTTTACAAGTGGAGATTTAGATATTGATAAAATATTTAATAAGAATAAGAGAAAGAAATTTTTAACTATAGATGTTAGAAATATTGAGATAATGGCACCAGTAGATAGTAAAGATCACGCCAGCGAATTATCTAATTATGAGAAAGTTGTAGATTGCAGTAGCGGTATGAAAAAGAATAATACTTACGCAGCAATGATAGTAAAAGATGGGAAAAAGCTAAAATTGATTATTGAACCTAATGAAAAGATGATGAAAGCTATAAAGAAATATATTCCAAGAAAAGTAATGCAATACTAAAAAATTTAATAAAATTAATAATTAATGTTGACAAATCGGAGGTTTTTTGTTAAACTCTCAAAATATATATTAATAAATATAGGATTTATTTAGTTGTTATATATATAATAATTTCCTATAATATTTATGGAGGTTAGGGATATTAGCATTCCTAATCTTTAATAATAAATAATTATATTTATACTATTACAAATATAAAAGAATAATTTTTACTAATACTATTAAAAATTCGAATAAAAAGAAAGAGAGGATTATAATGCATAAGATTGTGAGCGAAGGAATAACTTTTGATGATGTACTATTGATACCAGCACATTCTAAGGTACTTCCTAATCAAGTAGATGTTTCTACTAATTTAACAAAAAAAATAAAATTAAATATTCCATTTATGAGTGCAGGTATGGATACTGTTACTGAATCAAGGATGGCCATAGCTATGGCTAGACAAGGTGGAATAGGAATAATTCACAAAAATATGTCTATAAGTCAGCAAGCAGAGGAAGTAGATAAAGTAAAAAGATCTGAAAACGGTGTAATAACAGATCCTTTCTT contains:
- a CDS encoding DUF6106 family protein, giving the protein MGDIFNEQLVAKSNSLKDNIIRVAIIIGGILLIMVSSMVPFLVSFLVPIAVVIIIGAVFLMRRLNIEFEYVFTSGDLDIDKIFNKNKRKKFLTIDVRNIEIMAPVDSKDHASELSNYEKVVDCSSGMKKNNTYAAMIVKDGKKLKLIIEPNEKMMKAIKKYIPRKVMQY